The proteins below come from a single Juglans regia cultivar Chandler chromosome 12, Walnut 2.0, whole genome shotgun sequence genomic window:
- the LOC109002984 gene encoding mitochondrial import inner membrane translocase subunit TIM14-1, translating to MATPLLAGLAVATAALAGRYGIQAWQAFKARPPKPRMRKFYEGGFQPTMTKREAALILDIRENATPDKVKEAHRRVMVANHPDAGGSHYLASKINEAKDMMLGKGKGSGSAF from the exons ATG GCTACACCACTTCTAGCTGGCCTTGCAGTAGCTACTGCTGCTCTTGCTGGTAGATATGGGATCCAGGCCTGGCAAGCATTCAAGGCACGTCCTCCAAAACCCAGAATGCGCAAATTCTATGAAGGTGGTTTCCAGCCAACAATGACGAAAAGGGAAGCGGCTCTTATTCTTGATATTAG GGAGAATGCAACTCCGGACAAGGTCAAAGAAGCACATAGAAGAGTAATGGTTGCAAACCATCCTGATGCAGGTGGGAGCCATTACCTTGCTTCCAAAATTAATGAAGCTAAAGATATGATGCTTGGAAAGGGGAAGGGTAGTGGCTCTGCATTCTAA
- the LOC109002971 gene encoding uncharacterized protein LOC109002971: protein MAVQEPYQDPVNQEKTDLQDSYEVEETLSLCDLPIYGDASNWDDYSKEDQSLSDDNDFFEFLSEEFTASTCATTVNKNIIFCGKLIPCKDLPEPEKTQNQESTPNTKRAKTGFLRWKSLSFNKIRSSSKYSSKLPEDKDSKTLALPSPKGYAYGTSNCDFSVGKVSMLASSSKSRWFLFMFGMTRFPTEMELRDMKMRQSRMRSQSSMFRSVQCDEMNNGNEDRSRGKGLWRLLRVLGLASRRKSQHSNAVVKASFGCIPHL from the coding sequence ATGGCAGTTCAGGAACCTTACCAAGACCCAGTAAATCAAGAAAAAACCGACTTGCAAGATTCATATGAGGTTGAAGAAACACTCTCTCTATGTGATCTTCCCATCTACGGCGACGCATCCAACTGGGATGATTACTCAAAAGAAGATCAAAGCTTGTCCGACGACAATGACTTTTTCGAGTTCTTAAGCGAGGAGTTCACCGCCTCTACTTGTGCAACCACAGTGAACAAGAACATCATCTTCTGCGGTAAACTCATCCCCTGCAAAGACCTACCCGAACCCGAAAAAACACAGAACCAAGAAAGCACCCCCAACACAAAGCGCGCGAAGACGGGCTTTCTTCGATGGAAATCACtctctttcaacaaaataagGAGCTCCTCAAAATACAGCTCGAAGCTGCCAGAAGATAAAGATTCGAAAACTTTGGCATTACCTTCACCAAAAGGTTATGCTTACGGTACTAGTAATTGTGATTTTTCAGTAGGGAAGGTGTCGATGCTGGCATCTTCGTCGAAGTCCCGGtggtttttgtttatgtttGGGATGACGAGGTTTCCAACGGAGATGGAGCTGAGGGATATGAAGATGAGACAGAGTCGGATGAGGAGCCAATCATCGATGTTCCGTTCGGTTCAATGCGATGAAATGAACAATGGCAACGAGGATCGGAGCAGAGGGAAGGGGCTGTGGAGGCTGCTAAGGGTTTTGGGACTGGCGTCGCGCAGGAAGAGTCAGCATTCAAACGCTGTCGTAAAGGCTTCCTTTGGTTGCATTCCGCATCTGTGA
- the LOC109002983 gene encoding protein IQ-DOMAIN 1-like isoform X1, whose product MEKKGVWFSALKKAFCFKFKLEEKEEKQKTRKPRKGCFGKLTKRAPVSSSKEIALAISSPPPAPAIPDPLPSASIEEDVKLTETENEQNKHAFSVAIASAVAAEAAAAAVQAAAEVVRLSTFTCSSGKSEEEIAAVMIQTAFRGYLARRALRALRGLVRLKSFIKGQSVNRQAATTLEYMQTLARVQSQIRARRNQMLEENQALQRQLQQKRDKELQKLRNSMSGDWDDSTQSKEQVEAKLQIRQEATMRRERALAYAFSHQRMWKISSKSANSTFMDSNNPHWGWSWLERWMAARPWENQSVMDHSDRVSVKSTASRAISVGEITKAYSRRDLNQHNKPSVIGKKPSRPPSRQSPSTPPSKAPPSSSVTGRRKTHSPKGSGWSGDDDLRSMLSVQSDRCRRHSIGGSSVRDDESLASSPTIPSYMAPTQSAKARSRLPSPLGPAKKGTPEKGSAGSVKKRLSFSASPVGLRRHSSPTKVDFTSNKDIGADTGNYIDTAGTR is encoded by the exons ATGGAGAAGAAAGGGGTCTGGTTTTCCGCACTGAAGAAAGCTttctgttttaaatttaaactcgaggaaaaggaagagaag CAGAAAACCCGCAAACCAAGGAAAGGTTGTTTTGGGAAGCTCACTAAACGGGCTCCAGTTTCTTCATCCAAAGAAATTGCTTTGGCTATTTCTTCCCCTCCCCCTGCTCCTGCTATTCCTGATCCTCTCCCTTCGGCTTCCATTGAAGAAGATGTGAAGTTGACCGAAACCGAGAATGAACAGAACAAGCATGCTTTTTCGGTGGCAATCGCCTCCGCTGTGGCTGCAGAAGCGGCTGCTGCAGCTGTTCAGGCTGCTGCAGAGGTTGTTCGGCTCTCTACTTTTACATGTTCTTCTGGAAAATCGGAAGAGGAAATTGCAGCTGTCATGATTCAGACTGCATTCCGTGGATACTTG GCAAGGAGGGCATTGCGGGCTTTAAGGGGATTGGTGAGATTGAAATCATTTATAAAAGGACAATCTGTCAACCGCCAAGCGGCCACCACATTAGAATACATGCAGACTCTAGCTCGTGTGCAGTCTCAGATTCGTGCAAGGAGAAATCAAATGTTGGAGGAGAACCAGGCTCTCCAGCGGCAGCTCCAACAGAAACGTGATAAAGAGCTTCAGAAGTTAAGAAATTCT ATGTCAGGAGACTGGGATGATAGCACACAATCTAAGGAGCAAGTTGAAGCAAAACTACAGATCAGGCAAGAAGCTACTATGCGAAGAGAAAGGGCATTGGCTTATGCATTCTCCCATCAG CGAATGTGGAAGATTTCTTCGAAATCCGCAAATTCAACATTTATGGATTCGAACAATCCTCATTGGGGTTGGAGTTGGTTAGAGCGATGGATGGCAGCCCGTCCATGGGAGAACCAAAGTGTGATGGATCACAGTGACCGTGTATCTGTAAAAAGCACTGCAAGCCGTGCCATTTCTGTTGGAGAAATCACCAAAGCTTATTCTCGTCGTGATCTTAACCAGCATAATAAGCCCTCTGTTATTGGAAAAAAACCAAGCCGACCTCCTAGCCGCCAATCCCCTTCAACTCCCCCTTCAAAGGCACCACCTTCATCATCAGTAACCGGGAGACGAAAGACACATAGTCCCAAGGGGAGTGGCTGGAGTGGGGATGATGACTTGAGGAGTATGCTCAGTGTCCAATCAGATCGTTGCCGCCGGCATAGCATCGGAGGTTCATCAGTGAGGGATGACGAGAGTCTTGCTAGCTCACCTACAATTCCAAGTTACATGGCACCAACACAATCGGCAAAGGCCAGGTCCCGCCTGCCAAGTCCATTAGGACCAGCCAAAAAGGGTACACCGGAGAAGGGATCGGCCGGTTCTGTGAAGAAACGTCTCTCATTCTCTGCCTCCCCTGTTGGACTGAGAAGGCATTCCAGCCCTACTAAGGTGGACTTTACCTCCAACAAGGACATTGGAGCGGATACAGGGAATTATATCGATACTGCTGGGACCAGGTAA
- the LOC109002983 gene encoding protein IQ-DOMAIN 1-like isoform X2, whose product MEKKGVWFSALKKAFCFKFKLEEKEEKKTRKPRKGCFGKLTKRAPVSSSKEIALAISSPPPAPAIPDPLPSASIEEDVKLTETENEQNKHAFSVAIASAVAAEAAAAAVQAAAEVVRLSTFTCSSGKSEEEIAAVMIQTAFRGYLARRALRALRGLVRLKSFIKGQSVNRQAATTLEYMQTLARVQSQIRARRNQMLEENQALQRQLQQKRDKELQKLRNSMSGDWDDSTQSKEQVEAKLQIRQEATMRRERALAYAFSHQRMWKISSKSANSTFMDSNNPHWGWSWLERWMAARPWENQSVMDHSDRVSVKSTASRAISVGEITKAYSRRDLNQHNKPSVIGKKPSRPPSRQSPSTPPSKAPPSSSVTGRRKTHSPKGSGWSGDDDLRSMLSVQSDRCRRHSIGGSSVRDDESLASSPTIPSYMAPTQSAKARSRLPSPLGPAKKGTPEKGSAGSVKKRLSFSASPVGLRRHSSPTKVDFTSNKDIGADTGNYIDTAGTR is encoded by the exons ATGGAGAAGAAAGGGGTCTGGTTTTCCGCACTGAAGAAAGCTttctgttttaaatttaaactcgaggaaaaggaagagaag AAAACCCGCAAACCAAGGAAAGGTTGTTTTGGGAAGCTCACTAAACGGGCTCCAGTTTCTTCATCCAAAGAAATTGCTTTGGCTATTTCTTCCCCTCCCCCTGCTCCTGCTATTCCTGATCCTCTCCCTTCGGCTTCCATTGAAGAAGATGTGAAGTTGACCGAAACCGAGAATGAACAGAACAAGCATGCTTTTTCGGTGGCAATCGCCTCCGCTGTGGCTGCAGAAGCGGCTGCTGCAGCTGTTCAGGCTGCTGCAGAGGTTGTTCGGCTCTCTACTTTTACATGTTCTTCTGGAAAATCGGAAGAGGAAATTGCAGCTGTCATGATTCAGACTGCATTCCGTGGATACTTG GCAAGGAGGGCATTGCGGGCTTTAAGGGGATTGGTGAGATTGAAATCATTTATAAAAGGACAATCTGTCAACCGCCAAGCGGCCACCACATTAGAATACATGCAGACTCTAGCTCGTGTGCAGTCTCAGATTCGTGCAAGGAGAAATCAAATGTTGGAGGAGAACCAGGCTCTCCAGCGGCAGCTCCAACAGAAACGTGATAAAGAGCTTCAGAAGTTAAGAAATTCT ATGTCAGGAGACTGGGATGATAGCACACAATCTAAGGAGCAAGTTGAAGCAAAACTACAGATCAGGCAAGAAGCTACTATGCGAAGAGAAAGGGCATTGGCTTATGCATTCTCCCATCAG CGAATGTGGAAGATTTCTTCGAAATCCGCAAATTCAACATTTATGGATTCGAACAATCCTCATTGGGGTTGGAGTTGGTTAGAGCGATGGATGGCAGCCCGTCCATGGGAGAACCAAAGTGTGATGGATCACAGTGACCGTGTATCTGTAAAAAGCACTGCAAGCCGTGCCATTTCTGTTGGAGAAATCACCAAAGCTTATTCTCGTCGTGATCTTAACCAGCATAATAAGCCCTCTGTTATTGGAAAAAAACCAAGCCGACCTCCTAGCCGCCAATCCCCTTCAACTCCCCCTTCAAAGGCACCACCTTCATCATCAGTAACCGGGAGACGAAAGACACATAGTCCCAAGGGGAGTGGCTGGAGTGGGGATGATGACTTGAGGAGTATGCTCAGTGTCCAATCAGATCGTTGCCGCCGGCATAGCATCGGAGGTTCATCAGTGAGGGATGACGAGAGTCTTGCTAGCTCACCTACAATTCCAAGTTACATGGCACCAACACAATCGGCAAAGGCCAGGTCCCGCCTGCCAAGTCCATTAGGACCAGCCAAAAAGGGTACACCGGAGAAGGGATCGGCCGGTTCTGTGAAGAAACGTCTCTCATTCTCTGCCTCCCCTGTTGGACTGAGAAGGCATTCCAGCCCTACTAAGGTGGACTTTACCTCCAACAAGGACATTGGAGCGGATACAGGGAATTATATCGATACTGCTGGGACCAGGTAA
- the LOC109002987 gene encoding ATP synthase subunit d, mitochondrial-like has product MSGAGKKVADVALKASRTIDWEGMARLLVTDEARKEFATLRRAFDEVNSTLQTKFSQEPEPIDWEYYRKGIGSRLVDMYKEAYDSIEIPKYVDTVTPQYKPKFDALLVELKEAEEKSLKESNRLEKEIVEVQEMKKKISTMTANEYFEKHPELKKKFDDEIRNDYWGY; this is encoded by the exons ATGAGCGGAGCAGGAAAGAAAGTTGCCGATGTGGCACTGAAGGCGTCGAGAACCATAGACTGGGAAGGGATGGCGAGGCTTCTGGTCACCGATGAGGCTCGGAAAGAGTTCGCAACTCTTCGCCGCGCCTTTGATGAGGTCAACTCCACCCTCCAGACCAAGTTCAGCCAG GAACCAGAGCCCATAGATTGGGAATATTACAGAAAAGGAATTGGGTCTCGCTTGGTGGATATGTACAAAGAGGCTTATGACA GCATAGAAATCCCCAAGTATGTAGACACAGTCACTCCTCAGTACAAACCAAAATTCGATGCACTG TTGGTGGAATTGAAAGAAGCAGAAGAGAAATCCTTAAAGGAGTCTAATCGTTTGGAAAAGGAAATTGTCGAAGTACAAGAGATGAAG AAAAAGATTAGCACCATGACTGCAAATGAGTACTTTGAGAAGCATCctgagttgaagaagaagtttgaTGATGAAATCCGTAATGACTACTGGGGTTATTGA
- the LOC109002986 gene encoding mitochondrial substrate carrier family protein C isoform X1: protein MVSANDPIESFFNSVQVVKEVLSPLELGIRKAAKDLEHCWGGGPKNKGNSVALVGQVSGGDRNGKVHICGVKKKDGQCVVGDDRKMGLSIKVPIKAFLGMFSPNSGNGHRAELPDRGLKERDLGDKEDVGSCMNCLQFAVTWSLLLNSFLQGFPSPFKTGKKQFQKPGDEENFCTSIKPKVSWEAKQKDSEGPIRKFQNQAKHVSLDCFIGFLLDQLTQNLQKFDQGVKEHGYKSSDTSLPNSSSYSDHLNALTNILEGRKADVNGLLGNLRFARVGGVPSSVVDVASSVNEDGYDGAAAGNSEETGGTIPQKLASGILGIPLSNVERLRSTLSTVSLTELIELVPQLGRTSKDYPDKKKLFSVQDFFRYTEAEGRRFFEELDRDGDGQVTLEDLEVAFRKRKLPRRYAQEFMHRTRSHLFSKSIGWKQFLSLMEQKEPTILRAYTSLCLSKSGTLQKSEILASLKNAGLPANEDNAVAMMRFLKADTEGPISYGHFRNFMLLLPSDRLQDDPRSIWFEAATVVAVAPPVEIPAGSVLRSALAGGLSCALSCSLMHPVDTIKTRVQASTLTFPEIISKLPQIGVQGLYRGSIPAILGQFSSHGLRTGIFETSKLVLINVAPALSDIQVQSLSSFCSTFLGTAVRIPCEVLKQRLQAGIFDNVGEAIVGTWQQDGLKGFFRGTGATLCREVPFYVAGMGLYAESKKAVQQLLGRDLEPWETIAVGALSGGLAAVVTTPFDVMKTRMMTAQGRSLPMSMVAISILRREGPLGLFKGAVPRFFWIAPLGAMNFAGYELARKAMDKNKEVAGEQLSQEKVATSG, encoded by the exons ATGGTATCTGCCAATGACCCCATCGAATCGTTTTTCAATTCGGTTCAAGTTGTAAAAGAAGTGCTTTCGCCTCTCGAATTGGGCATTCGGAAAGCGGCGAAAGATCTAGAACATTGCTGGGGGGGAGGCCCTAAGAACAAGGGAAACAGTGTTGCGTTGGTTGGCCAAGTGAGCGGTGGTGATAGGAATGGCAAGGTTCATATCTGTGgcgtgaagaagaaggatggccAGTGTGTTGTTGGTGATGATAGGAAGATGGGTTTGTCGATTAAGGTTCCGATCAAGGCCTTCCTGGGAATGTTTTCGCCGAATTCGGGAAATGGGCATCGCGCTGAGTTGCCTGACAGGGGTTTGAAAGAGAGGGATTTGGGGGATAAGGAGGATGTTGGTTCTTGTATGAATTGCTTGCAGTTTGCAGTCACATGGTCTTTGTTGCTGAACAGTTTCCTTCAGGGGTTTCCCAGCCCGTTCAAAACGGGTAAGAAGCAGTTTCAGAAACCCGGGGATGAGGAAAATTTTTGTACTTCTATAAAACCAAAGGTTTCATGGGAAGCGAAACAAAAAGATTCTGAGGGACCAATTAGAAAATTTCAGAATCAAGCAAAACATGTATCGCTCGATTGCTTTATTGGTTTTCTTTTGGATCAGTTAACTCAGAACCTTCAGAAGTTTGATCAGGGTGTGAAAGAACATGGTTATAAGAGTTCTGACACTTCTCTGCCGAACTCTTCATCTTATTCCGATCATTTGAATGCACTCACTAATATCTTAGAAGGTCGAAAAGCAGATGTAAATGGGCTTTTAGGAAATTTAAGGTTTGCTAGAGTTGGAGGTGTGCCTTCGAGTGTAGTTGACGTGGCTTCTTCGGTTAATGAAGACGGTTATGATGGTGCTGCCGCTGGGAACAGTGAAGAAACTGGAGGCACTATACCGCAGAAGCTGGCCAGTGGTATCCTTGGTATTCCTCTATCAAATGTGGAGCGCTTGAGATCCACATTGTCCACTGTTTCGTTGACAGAACTAATTGAGCTCGTACCACAGTTGGGGCGTACTTCTAAAGATTATCCTGATAAGAAGAAACTATTCTCTGTCCAGGATTTCTTTAGATACACTGAAGCAGAAG GGAGGAGGTTCTTTGAGGAGTTGGATAGGGATGGTGATGGCCAAGTAACTTTGGAAGATCTTGAAGTTGCATTTCGAAAGAGAAAATTACCTCGAAGATATGCTCAGGAGTTTATGCACCGCACTAGAAGTcacttattttcaaaatcaattggTTGGAAACAGTTTTTGTCCTTGATGGAACAGAAGGAACCAACCATTCTTCGTGCTTATACTTCTCTCTGCCTGAGCAAGTCTGGGACACTGCAAAAGAGTGAAATATTGGCATCGCTGAAAAATGCAGGGCTTCCTGCAAATGAAGACAATGCTGTCGCTATGATGCGATTTCTGAAAGCAGACACGGAAGGACCTATTTCTTATGGACATTTCCGAAACTTTATGCTGCTTCTCCCTTCTGATCGGCTTCAAGATGATCCTCG GAGCATCTGGTTTGAAGCTGCAACTGTTGTTGCTGTTGCACCGCCTGTGGAAATACCAGCTGGAAGTGTTCTAAGATCTGCATTAGCAGGAGGCCTTTCTTGCGCCCTTTCATGTTCTTTAATGCACCCTGTCGATACAATAAAG ACTCGTGTACAAGCATCAACGCTGACCTTCCCTGAAATCATTTCAAAGCTTCCACAGATTGGAGTTCAGGGGTTGTATAGGGGTTCAATCCCTGCAATTCTTGGACAGTTTTCaag CCATGGTCTGCGAACTGGGATATTTGAAACAAGTAAACttgttttaataaatgttgCTCCAGCACTCTCAGACATCCAG GTCCAATCGCTATCATCATTCTGTAGTACATTTTTGGGGACGGCAGTGCGGATCCCTTGTGAGGTATTAAAACAGCGGTTGCAGGCTGGCATTTTTGACAATGTGGGGGAGGCTATTGTTGGGACTTGGCAACAAGATGGTCTTAAAGGTTTCTTTCGAGGGACTGGTGCCACTCTTTGTCGGGAGGTTCCATTCTATGTTGCTGGCATGGGGCTTTATGCTGAATCCAAAAAG GCTGTGCAGCAACTTCTGGGACGGGACCTGGAACCCTGGGAAACAATTGCTGTTGGAGCTTTATCTGGTGGGCTAGCTGCTGTTGTCACTACACCCTTTGATGTGATGAAGACTAGAATGATGACTGCACAAGGTCGATCTTTACCAATGTCAATGGTAGCCATCTCTATTCTCCGCCGTGAGGGACCCCTTGGCTTATTTAAAGGTGCAGTACCCAGGTTCTTCTGGATTGCTCCCCTAGGGGCTATGAACTTTGCAGGCTACGAGCTTGCAAGGAAGGCCATGGACAAAAATAAGGAGGTAGCAGGCGAGCAACTGTCTCAGGAAAAGGTGGCAACTTCCGGCTAA
- the LOC109002986 gene encoding uncharacterized protein LOC109002986 isoform X2: MVSANDPIESFFNSVQVVKEVLSPLELGIRKAAKDLEHCWGGGPKNKGNSVALVGQVSGGDRNGKVHICGVKKKDGQCVVGDDRKMGLSIKVPIKAFLGMFSPNSGNGHRAELPDRGLKERDLGDKEDVGSCMNCLQFAVTWSLLLNSFLQGFPSPFKTGKKQFQKPGDEENFCTSIKPKVSWEAKQKDSEGPIRKFQNQAKHVSLDCFIGFLLDQLTQNLQKFDQGVKEHGYKSSDTSLPNSSSYSDHLNALTNILEGRKADVNGLLGNLRFARVGGVPSSVVDVASSVNEDGYDGAAAGNSEETGGTIPQKLASGILGIPLSNVERLRSTLSTVSLTELIELVPQLGRTSKDYPDKKKLFSVQDFFRYTEAEGRRFFEELDRDGDGQVTLEDLEVAFRKRKLPRRYAQEFMHRTRSHLFSKSIGWKQFLSLMEQKEPTILRAYTSLCLSKSGTLQKSEILASLKNAGLPANEDNAVAMMRFLKADTEGPISYGHFRNFMLLLPSDRLQDDPRSIWFEAATVVAVAPPVEIPAGSVLRSALAGGLSCALSCSLMHPVDTIKTRVQASTLTFPEIISKLPQIGVQGLYRGSIPAILGQFSSHGLRTGIFETSKLVLINVAPALSDIQDSLLPNIPLEEEFRYLQEAMDLITTEKREKKRS, from the exons ATGGTATCTGCCAATGACCCCATCGAATCGTTTTTCAATTCGGTTCAAGTTGTAAAAGAAGTGCTTTCGCCTCTCGAATTGGGCATTCGGAAAGCGGCGAAAGATCTAGAACATTGCTGGGGGGGAGGCCCTAAGAACAAGGGAAACAGTGTTGCGTTGGTTGGCCAAGTGAGCGGTGGTGATAGGAATGGCAAGGTTCATATCTGTGgcgtgaagaagaaggatggccAGTGTGTTGTTGGTGATGATAGGAAGATGGGTTTGTCGATTAAGGTTCCGATCAAGGCCTTCCTGGGAATGTTTTCGCCGAATTCGGGAAATGGGCATCGCGCTGAGTTGCCTGACAGGGGTTTGAAAGAGAGGGATTTGGGGGATAAGGAGGATGTTGGTTCTTGTATGAATTGCTTGCAGTTTGCAGTCACATGGTCTTTGTTGCTGAACAGTTTCCTTCAGGGGTTTCCCAGCCCGTTCAAAACGGGTAAGAAGCAGTTTCAGAAACCCGGGGATGAGGAAAATTTTTGTACTTCTATAAAACCAAAGGTTTCATGGGAAGCGAAACAAAAAGATTCTGAGGGACCAATTAGAAAATTTCAGAATCAAGCAAAACATGTATCGCTCGATTGCTTTATTGGTTTTCTTTTGGATCAGTTAACTCAGAACCTTCAGAAGTTTGATCAGGGTGTGAAAGAACATGGTTATAAGAGTTCTGACACTTCTCTGCCGAACTCTTCATCTTATTCCGATCATTTGAATGCACTCACTAATATCTTAGAAGGTCGAAAAGCAGATGTAAATGGGCTTTTAGGAAATTTAAGGTTTGCTAGAGTTGGAGGTGTGCCTTCGAGTGTAGTTGACGTGGCTTCTTCGGTTAATGAAGACGGTTATGATGGTGCTGCCGCTGGGAACAGTGAAGAAACTGGAGGCACTATACCGCAGAAGCTGGCCAGTGGTATCCTTGGTATTCCTCTATCAAATGTGGAGCGCTTGAGATCCACATTGTCCACTGTTTCGTTGACAGAACTAATTGAGCTCGTACCACAGTTGGGGCGTACTTCTAAAGATTATCCTGATAAGAAGAAACTATTCTCTGTCCAGGATTTCTTTAGATACACTGAAGCAGAAG GGAGGAGGTTCTTTGAGGAGTTGGATAGGGATGGTGATGGCCAAGTAACTTTGGAAGATCTTGAAGTTGCATTTCGAAAGAGAAAATTACCTCGAAGATATGCTCAGGAGTTTATGCACCGCACTAGAAGTcacttattttcaaaatcaattggTTGGAAACAGTTTTTGTCCTTGATGGAACAGAAGGAACCAACCATTCTTCGTGCTTATACTTCTCTCTGCCTGAGCAAGTCTGGGACACTGCAAAAGAGTGAAATATTGGCATCGCTGAAAAATGCAGGGCTTCCTGCAAATGAAGACAATGCTGTCGCTATGATGCGATTTCTGAAAGCAGACACGGAAGGACCTATTTCTTATGGACATTTCCGAAACTTTATGCTGCTTCTCCCTTCTGATCGGCTTCAAGATGATCCTCG GAGCATCTGGTTTGAAGCTGCAACTGTTGTTGCTGTTGCACCGCCTGTGGAAATACCAGCTGGAAGTGTTCTAAGATCTGCATTAGCAGGAGGCCTTTCTTGCGCCCTTTCATGTTCTTTAATGCACCCTGTCGATACAATAAAG ACTCGTGTACAAGCATCAACGCTGACCTTCCCTGAAATCATTTCAAAGCTTCCACAGATTGGAGTTCAGGGGTTGTATAGGGGTTCAATCCCTGCAATTCTTGGACAGTTTTCaag CCATGGTCTGCGAACTGGGATATTTGAAACAAGTAAACttgttttaataaatgttgCTCCAGCACTCTCAGACATCCAG GACTCTTTGTTGCCTAATATACCTTTGGAAGAGGAATTCAGATATTTGCAAGAGGCGATGGATTTAATCACGacagaaaaaagggaaaaaaaaaggtcttaG